In Macadamia integrifolia cultivar HAES 741 chromosome 1, SCU_Mint_v3, whole genome shotgun sequence, a single window of DNA contains:
- the LOC122078546 gene encoding kynurenine--oxoglutarate transaminase-like isoform X3: MEEKLSKVAQTLKPSPIQELSHLSQRCNAINLAEGFPDFPAPIHIKEAAISAINSDFNQYRHVQGICKHLAEKMKLQQGLDVNPLTDIAICCGQTEAFAAAVFATIDKGDEVLLFDPTYETYETCILMAGGIPVYVSLDPPHWTLDRDKLMKSVTSRTKAVVLNSPHNPTGKVFSKDELEAIAGVCRDMDCLAITDEVYEYITFDMEKHISLASILGMQERTIITSSLSKTFSVTGWRIGWAIAPACIASALRNIHVKITDSAPAPFQEAALTALTCSPEYYESLRRAYESKRDYIVKMLCSVGFKIQFKPQGSFFVFAELPEECILSDNYQRRYIRFAFCKNDATLEAAAQKIGKLVDGEGCLKL, encoded by the exons ATGGAAGAGAAGCTCTCTAAAGTTGCTCAAACACTAAAGCCCTCCCCGATACAAGAGCTCTCACATCTGTCGCAGAGATGCAATGCAATTAACCTTGCCGAGGGATTCCCCGATTTTCCCGCACCTATCCATATCAAAGAAGCCGCCATTTCAGCCATTAATTCTGACTTCAATCAGTACAG GCATGTGCAAGGAATCTGTAAACACTTGGCAGAGAAGATGAAACTGCAGCAGGGTTTAGATGTAAATCCCCTTACTGATATAGCTATATGCTGTGGCCAGACTGAGGCATTTGCAGCTGCTGTGTTTGCGA CAATAGATAAAGGTGATGAAGTTTTGCTGTTTGATCCTACTTATGAAACATATGAAACATGCATCCTTATGGCCGGAGGAATCCCT GTGTATGTGTCATTGGATCCACCTCACTGGACTTTGGATAGGGACAAATTGATGAAATCTGTAACAAGTCGAACAAAGGCTGTAGTGTTGAACAG CCCTCACAATCCGACTGGAAAAGTATTTTCCAAGGACGAGCTTGAAGCCATTGCTGGAGTTTGCCGTGACATGGATTGCTTGGCTATAACAGATGAA GTGTACGAGTATATAACATTTGACATGGAGAAGCATATATCCCTTGCCTCTATTTTAGGAATGCAGGAGCGTACAATCATCACTTCTTCATTGTCGAAGACTTTTAGTGTTACTG GTTGGAGAATTGGTTGGGCGATCGCTCCAGCATGTATTGCTTCTGCACTTAGAAACATCCATGTTAAAATCACAGATTCAGCTCCTGCACCTTTCCAAGAAGCTGCCTTGACTGCTCTAACATGTTCACCAGAATATTATGAATCCTTGAGAAGA GCATATGAATCAAAAAGGGACTACATTGTCAAGATGTTATGCAGCGTTGGTTTCAAGATTCAGTTCAAGCCTCAAGGTTCATTTTTTGTATTTGCAGAACTTCCTGAGGAGTGCATTCTTTCTGAC AACTACCAGAGGAGATATATTAGGTTTGCTTTCTGCAAGAATGATGCTACACTGGAAGCTGCTGCACAGAAAATAGGTAAGCTCGTGGATGGCGAAGGGTGTCTCAAGCTTTGA
- the LOC122078546 gene encoding kynurenine--oxoglutarate transaminase-like isoform X2 encodes MEEKLSKVAQTLKPSPIQELSHLSQRCNAINLAEGFPDFPAPIHIKEAAISAINSDFNQYRHVQGICKHLAEKMKLQQGLDVNPLTDIAICCGQTEAFAAAVFANKGDEVLLFDPTYETYETCILMAGGIPVYVSLDPPHWTLDRDKLMKSVTSRTKAVVLNSPHNPTGKVFSKDELEAIAGVCRDMDCLAITDEVYEYITFDMEKHISLASILGMQERTIITSSLSKTFSVTGWRIGWAIAPACIASALRNIHVKITDSAPAPFQEAALTALTCSPEYYESLRRAYESKRDYIVKMLCSVGFKIQFKPQGSFFVFAELPEECILSDIDFVTELIRKAGVAAVPGCGFFHSNFSSPGLSLVGQNYQRRYIRFAFCKNDATLEAAAQKIGKLVDGEGCLKL; translated from the exons ATGGAAGAGAAGCTCTCTAAAGTTGCTCAAACACTAAAGCCCTCCCCGATACAAGAGCTCTCACATCTGTCGCAGAGATGCAATGCAATTAACCTTGCCGAGGGATTCCCCGATTTTCCCGCACCTATCCATATCAAAGAAGCCGCCATTTCAGCCATTAATTCTGACTTCAATCAGTACAG GCATGTGCAAGGAATCTGTAAACACTTGGCAGAGAAGATGAAACTGCAGCAGGGTTTAGATGTAAATCCCCTTACTGATATAGCTATATGCTGTGGCCAGACTGAGGCATTTGCAGCTGCTGTGTTTGCGA ATAAAGGTGATGAAGTTTTGCTGTTTGATCCTACTTATGAAACATATGAAACATGCATCCTTATGGCCGGAGGAATCCCT GTGTATGTGTCATTGGATCCACCTCACTGGACTTTGGATAGGGACAAATTGATGAAATCTGTAACAAGTCGAACAAAGGCTGTAGTGTTGAACAG CCCTCACAATCCGACTGGAAAAGTATTTTCCAAGGACGAGCTTGAAGCCATTGCTGGAGTTTGCCGTGACATGGATTGCTTGGCTATAACAGATGAA GTGTACGAGTATATAACATTTGACATGGAGAAGCATATATCCCTTGCCTCTATTTTAGGAATGCAGGAGCGTACAATCATCACTTCTTCATTGTCGAAGACTTTTAGTGTTACTG GTTGGAGAATTGGTTGGGCGATCGCTCCAGCATGTATTGCTTCTGCACTTAGAAACATCCATGTTAAAATCACAGATTCAGCTCCTGCACCTTTCCAAGAAGCTGCCTTGACTGCTCTAACATGTTCACCAGAATATTATGAATCCTTGAGAAGA GCATATGAATCAAAAAGGGACTACATTGTCAAGATGTTATGCAGCGTTGGTTTCAAGATTCAGTTCAAGCCTCAAGGTTCATTTTTTGTATTTGCAGAACTTCCTGAGGAGTGCATTCTTTCTGAC ATAGATTTTGTTACAGAATTGATAAGGAAAGCCGGGGTGGCAGCTGTACCTGGCTGTGGATTTTTTCACAGTAATTTCTCTTCACCTGGATTATCTTTGGTTGGTCAGAACTACCAGAGGAGATATATTAGGTTTGCTTTCTGCAAGAATGATGCTACACTGGAAGCTGCTGCACAGAAAATAGGTAAGCTCGTGGATGGCGAAGGGTGTCTCAAGCTTTGA
- the LOC122078546 gene encoding probable N-succinyldiaminopimelate aminotransferase DapC isoform X1, protein MEEKLSKVAQTLKPSPIQELSHLSQRCNAINLAEGFPDFPAPIHIKEAAISAINSDFNQYRHVQGICKHLAEKMKLQQGLDVNPLTDIAICCGQTEAFAAAVFATIDKGDEVLLFDPTYETYETCILMAGGIPVYVSLDPPHWTLDRDKLMKSVTSRTKAVVLNSPHNPTGKVFSKDELEAIAGVCRDMDCLAITDEVYEYITFDMEKHISLASILGMQERTIITSSLSKTFSVTGWRIGWAIAPACIASALRNIHVKITDSAPAPFQEAALTALTCSPEYYESLRRAYESKRDYIVKMLCSVGFKIQFKPQGSFFVFAELPEECILSDIDFVTELIRKAGVAAVPGCGFFHSNFSSPGLSLVGQNYQRRYIRFAFCKNDATLEAAAQKIGKLVDGEGCLKL, encoded by the exons ATGGAAGAGAAGCTCTCTAAAGTTGCTCAAACACTAAAGCCCTCCCCGATACAAGAGCTCTCACATCTGTCGCAGAGATGCAATGCAATTAACCTTGCCGAGGGATTCCCCGATTTTCCCGCACCTATCCATATCAAAGAAGCCGCCATTTCAGCCATTAATTCTGACTTCAATCAGTACAG GCATGTGCAAGGAATCTGTAAACACTTGGCAGAGAAGATGAAACTGCAGCAGGGTTTAGATGTAAATCCCCTTACTGATATAGCTATATGCTGTGGCCAGACTGAGGCATTTGCAGCTGCTGTGTTTGCGA CAATAGATAAAGGTGATGAAGTTTTGCTGTTTGATCCTACTTATGAAACATATGAAACATGCATCCTTATGGCCGGAGGAATCCCT GTGTATGTGTCATTGGATCCACCTCACTGGACTTTGGATAGGGACAAATTGATGAAATCTGTAACAAGTCGAACAAAGGCTGTAGTGTTGAACAG CCCTCACAATCCGACTGGAAAAGTATTTTCCAAGGACGAGCTTGAAGCCATTGCTGGAGTTTGCCGTGACATGGATTGCTTGGCTATAACAGATGAA GTGTACGAGTATATAACATTTGACATGGAGAAGCATATATCCCTTGCCTCTATTTTAGGAATGCAGGAGCGTACAATCATCACTTCTTCATTGTCGAAGACTTTTAGTGTTACTG GTTGGAGAATTGGTTGGGCGATCGCTCCAGCATGTATTGCTTCTGCACTTAGAAACATCCATGTTAAAATCACAGATTCAGCTCCTGCACCTTTCCAAGAAGCTGCCTTGACTGCTCTAACATGTTCACCAGAATATTATGAATCCTTGAGAAGA GCATATGAATCAAAAAGGGACTACATTGTCAAGATGTTATGCAGCGTTGGTTTCAAGATTCAGTTCAAGCCTCAAGGTTCATTTTTTGTATTTGCAGAACTTCCTGAGGAGTGCATTCTTTCTGAC ATAGATTTTGTTACAGAATTGATAAGGAAAGCCGGGGTGGCAGCTGTACCTGGCTGTGGATTTTTTCACAGTAATTTCTCTTCACCTGGATTATCTTTGGTTGGTCAGAACTACCAGAGGAGATATATTAGGTTTGCTTTCTGCAAGAATGATGCTACACTGGAAGCTGCTGCACAGAAAATAGGTAAGCTCGTGGATGGCGAAGGGTGTCTCAAGCTTTGA
- the LOC122078528 gene encoding calmodulin-binding protein 60 B-like isoform X1 → MVPKRVSHEENDGLDVPVQASKRRHTLSNVVREVMKGLFTSKMEPFLRKVIQEEVERGILLYIKSSPSPSVGRIEVSGSRCWELHLNGRLPGTLFTDCRIGGENGTPIQIVIRDASSKSFITSGPLSSVKVEITILDGDFGTDENEDWTAEEFHASIVPKREGKRPLLTGNQVVTLRNGVCDLVDIAVTDNSRWRRSRKFRLGARVIGSLSSEERIREARSEAFIVKDHRGESNKKHYPPSLGDEVWRLEKIAKDGAFHKRLASREITTVQDFLRHLITAQSSLRSILGNRNQDKTWKTIVDHAKTCILDNKLYVYDNVETHVGLMFNSIYEVVGVKFDGHNYQPLDELAASQRIIVERLKQIAYRNKEDIIEFGGPLNDGNFRQLPSPQAASLQGSSEGMQCPDIPFILQEQLPMQPGFNHLTNTAASVMEDHVELEELSFTQGLHSVQVCTPTQRNSFNMRDFGIEPYVRDGSEWGPSGPLVSVVSAGNLAGGDMCQLQWQGSFPAETSWGQGSGWFVDSRDEESVGFLSSLPDFSVPKMWWFKIRAAIWGISVWRDVAKRGARPLQFYH, encoded by the exons ATGGTACCCAAAAGGGTTTCTCACGAGGAGAACGATGGTTTAGATGTTCCAGTTCAGGCATCAAAGCGTCGTCATACTCTCTCAAA TGTCGTCAGAGAGGTGATGAAAGGATTGTTCACTTCAAAGATGGAACCTTTTCTGAGGAAAGTG ATACAAGAGGAGGTGGAACGTGGAATTCTACTCTATATCAAATCATCCCCAAG CCCTTCCGTTGGCCGGATTGAGGTCTCTGGATCAAGATGCTGGGAGTTGCATCTTAATGGTAGGTTGCCCGGTACGCTTTTCACAGACTGCAGAATAGGAGGAGAGAATGGTACACCCATTCAAATAGTTATTCGTGACGCTAGTTCGAAGAGTTTTATCACATCTGGCCCTTTATCATCAGTAAAGGTAGAGATTACCatccttgatggtgattttggtactgatgaaaatgaagattggacTGCAGAGGAATTTCATGCTAGTATTGTAcctaaaagagaaggaaaaaggcCATTGCTGACGGGGAATCAAGTAGTTACACTGAGAAACGGAGTATGTGATCTTGTTGACATTGCTGTTACAGATAACTCCAGATGGAGACGAAGTCGAAAATTTAGATTAGGGGCTAGAGTTATCGGAAGTTTGAGTTCTGAAGAAAGAATTAGAGAAGCAAGAAGTGAAGCTTTTATTGTCAAAGACCACCGCGGAGAAT CAAATAAGAAGCACTACCCTCCATCCTTGGGTGACGAAGTATGGCGTCTGGAAAAGATTGCGAAAGATGGTGCTTTTCATAAGCGGCTTGCTTCTCGTGAAATCACAACGGTGCAGGATTTTCTGCGGCATCTGATAACTGCTCAATCCTCTCTACGCAGT ATCCTTGGCAATAGGAACCAAGACAAGACCTGGAAGACAATCGTTGATCATGCGAAAACTTGTATTTTAGATAACAAGCTGTATGTATATGATAATGTGGAGACACACGTTGGACTTATGTTCAATTCCATTTATGAGGTTGTTGGGGTAAAGTTTGATGGCCACAACTATCAGCCGCTGGATGAACTTGCCGCATCTCAGAGG ATTATTGTGGAGCGTTTGAAGCAGATTGCGTACAGAAACAAGGAGGACATTATCGAGTTCGGTGGACCTTTAAATGATGGTAATTTCAGGCAATTGCCCAGTCCACAAGCTGCCTCCTTGCAAGGATCAAGCGAGGGTATGCAGTGTCCTGACATCCCATTCATTCTTCAAG AGCAACTCCCAATGCAACCAGGCTTCAATCATTTGACAAACACAGCAGCATCTGTTATGGAAGATCATGTCGAATTGGAAGAACTTTCTTTCACACAAGGTCTTCATTCAGTGCAAGTATGCACACCAACCCAAAGGAACAGCTTTAACATGAGGGATTTTGGCATTGAACCTTATGTGAGGGATGGAAGCGAGTGGGGTCCAAGTGGGCCATTGGTATCTGTTGTGTCTGCTGGAAATCTAGCAGGTGGAGACATGTGTCAGTTGCAGTGGCAGGGTTCATTTCCGGCTGAAACATCATGGGGGCAGGGGAGCGGATGGTTTGTGGACTCGAGGGATGAAGAAAGTGTgggctttctttcttctctgccTGACTTCAGTGTACCGAAAATGTGGTGGTTCAAGATTAGGGCAGCTATTTGGGGAATTTCAGTTTGGAGGGATGTTGCTAAGAGGGGGGCAAGACCTCTGCAGTTTTATCACTGA
- the LOC122078528 gene encoding calmodulin-binding protein 60 B-like isoform X2, translating into MKGLFTSKMEPFLRKVIQEEVERGILLYIKSSPSPSVGRIEVSGSRCWELHLNGRLPGTLFTDCRIGGENGTPIQIVIRDASSKSFITSGPLSSVKVEITILDGDFGTDENEDWTAEEFHASIVPKREGKRPLLTGNQVVTLRNGVCDLVDIAVTDNSRWRRSRKFRLGARVIGSLSSEERIREARSEAFIVKDHRGESNKKHYPPSLGDEVWRLEKIAKDGAFHKRLASREITTVQDFLRHLITAQSSLRSILGNRNQDKTWKTIVDHAKTCILDNKLYVYDNVETHVGLMFNSIYEVVGVKFDGHNYQPLDELAASQRIIVERLKQIAYRNKEDIIEFGGPLNDGNFRQLPSPQAASLQGSSEGMQCPDIPFILQEQLPMQPGFNHLTNTAASVMEDHVELEELSFTQGLHSVQVCTPTQRNSFNMRDFGIEPYVRDGSEWGPSGPLVSVVSAGNLAGGDMCQLQWQGSFPAETSWGQGSGWFVDSRDEESVGFLSSLPDFSVPKMWWFKIRAAIWGISVWRDVAKRGARPLQFYH; encoded by the exons ATGAAAGGATTGTTCACTTCAAAGATGGAACCTTTTCTGAGGAAAGTG ATACAAGAGGAGGTGGAACGTGGAATTCTACTCTATATCAAATCATCCCCAAG CCCTTCCGTTGGCCGGATTGAGGTCTCTGGATCAAGATGCTGGGAGTTGCATCTTAATGGTAGGTTGCCCGGTACGCTTTTCACAGACTGCAGAATAGGAGGAGAGAATGGTACACCCATTCAAATAGTTATTCGTGACGCTAGTTCGAAGAGTTTTATCACATCTGGCCCTTTATCATCAGTAAAGGTAGAGATTACCatccttgatggtgattttggtactgatgaaaatgaagattggacTGCAGAGGAATTTCATGCTAGTATTGTAcctaaaagagaaggaaaaaggcCATTGCTGACGGGGAATCAAGTAGTTACACTGAGAAACGGAGTATGTGATCTTGTTGACATTGCTGTTACAGATAACTCCAGATGGAGACGAAGTCGAAAATTTAGATTAGGGGCTAGAGTTATCGGAAGTTTGAGTTCTGAAGAAAGAATTAGAGAAGCAAGAAGTGAAGCTTTTATTGTCAAAGACCACCGCGGAGAAT CAAATAAGAAGCACTACCCTCCATCCTTGGGTGACGAAGTATGGCGTCTGGAAAAGATTGCGAAAGATGGTGCTTTTCATAAGCGGCTTGCTTCTCGTGAAATCACAACGGTGCAGGATTTTCTGCGGCATCTGATAACTGCTCAATCCTCTCTACGCAGT ATCCTTGGCAATAGGAACCAAGACAAGACCTGGAAGACAATCGTTGATCATGCGAAAACTTGTATTTTAGATAACAAGCTGTATGTATATGATAATGTGGAGACACACGTTGGACTTATGTTCAATTCCATTTATGAGGTTGTTGGGGTAAAGTTTGATGGCCACAACTATCAGCCGCTGGATGAACTTGCCGCATCTCAGAGG ATTATTGTGGAGCGTTTGAAGCAGATTGCGTACAGAAACAAGGAGGACATTATCGAGTTCGGTGGACCTTTAAATGATGGTAATTTCAGGCAATTGCCCAGTCCACAAGCTGCCTCCTTGCAAGGATCAAGCGAGGGTATGCAGTGTCCTGACATCCCATTCATTCTTCAAG AGCAACTCCCAATGCAACCAGGCTTCAATCATTTGACAAACACAGCAGCATCTGTTATGGAAGATCATGTCGAATTGGAAGAACTTTCTTTCACACAAGGTCTTCATTCAGTGCAAGTATGCACACCAACCCAAAGGAACAGCTTTAACATGAGGGATTTTGGCATTGAACCTTATGTGAGGGATGGAAGCGAGTGGGGTCCAAGTGGGCCATTGGTATCTGTTGTGTCTGCTGGAAATCTAGCAGGTGGAGACATGTGTCAGTTGCAGTGGCAGGGTTCATTTCCGGCTGAAACATCATGGGGGCAGGGGAGCGGATGGTTTGTGGACTCGAGGGATGAAGAAAGTGTgggctttctttcttctctgccTGACTTCAGTGTACCGAAAATGTGGTGGTTCAAGATTAGGGCAGCTATTTGGGGAATTTCAGTTTGGAGGGATGTTGCTAAGAGGGGGGCAAGACCTCTGCAGTTTTATCACTGA